Proteins encoded by one window of Arabidopsis thaliana chromosome 2, partial sequence:
- a CDS encoding RING/FYVE/PHD zinc finger superfamily protein (RING/FYVE/PHD zinc finger superfamily protein; FUNCTIONS IN: DNA binding, zinc ion binding; INVOLVED IN: regulation of transcription, DNA-dependent; LOCATED IN: cellular_component unknown; EXPRESSED IN: sperm cell, male gametophyte, flower, pollen tube; EXPRESSED DURING: M germinated pollen stage, 4 anthesis, petal differentiation and expansion stage; CONTAINS InterPro DOMAIN/s: Zinc finger, PHD-type, conserved site (InterPro:IPR019786), Zinc finger, PHD-type (InterPro:IPR001965), Zinc finger, FYVE/PHD-type (InterPro:IPR011011), Zinc finger, PHD-finger (InterPro:IPR019787); BEST Arabidopsis thaliana protein match is: RING/FYVE/PHD zinc finger superfamily protein (TAIR:AT1G66170.1); Has 637 Blast hits to 622 proteins in 140 species: Archae - 0; Bacteria - 0; Metazoa - 159; Fungi - 216; Plants - 250; Viruses - 0; Other Eukaryotes - 12 (source: NCBI BLink).): MAITAYDALTERQKAPKVLLINDFAISSSSSSPPFFNLAATFRDNIRSFLREYAEIEDYTIDGATVSTIFLGSQANGVVFPLYIIEQQISDSSPNPLCDFCRCFGWGHHYVTKRKYHMIIPNRDEWNEPLKRESLTLSSHLMHGLIHCNGFGHLLCINTDLDDPNHLSGDQIMDFWDRLCSTLHTRKISLDDTSKKGAMDLRLLHGVAYGRPWFGKWDYMFSHGSFGVKKDLYWRAILTLSSIEVDKILEELSGTSKGRVMKKIIDFYRGSTESPLATLSDLLRFMLGFISKAPIERKTAMALVAMSLDHVSYPTLRADENSEVCTSPDQESDDNGYESGRDTVLDDHNTTTSGIKPPQYYSFDDLSRREHSRWPGRRLNDAAQAVLKVFKERNSTISRQDLREAVRSSIGDTGLIDFLLKHIDKVLIGDQIVQRSTNPKSRMLQFSLRTINSRVQEQKRKKKRKVKPQETSECTSTTPGLSPYDDILYLYQNLLLTYPDSDLYSEASQVILKCKSFVKEWSYQEQNHLTVSCQVLPNHEELLRDFTRLLPPGDLVAVPENATIRELKSAAEKVLRDTYCITETFEVLEIRNRYLEKLDDNVSLKSQGNTEFMVKGFGLDIGTELRYEGGFDDWTVDCKCGARDDDGERMVACDACKVWHHTLCNSIEDDEAVPSVFLCNMCYGDSLRSKKRNLSIR, encoded by the exons ATGGCGATAACCGCATACGACGCTCTCACGGAGAGACAAAAAGCCCCCAAAGTCCTCCTTATTAACGATTTtgccatctcttcttcttcatcatcaccaccttTCTTCAACCTCGCCGCAACTTTCCGCGACAACATCAGATCGTTCCTCCGTGAATATGCCGAGATTGAAGATTACACCATCGACGGAGCCACCGTCTCTACTATTTTCCTTGGAAGCCAAGCAAATGGCGTCGTTTTCCCTCTTTACATCATCGAACAACAAATCTCTGATTCTTCTCCAAACCCTCTCTGCGATTTCTGTCGATGCTTTg gttgGGGTCATCACTATGTAACGAAGAGGAAGTATCATATGATAATCCCAAACCGTGATGAATGGAATGAGCCAttgaagagagaaagcttGACGCTTTCTTCACATTTGATGCATGGTTTGATTCATTGCAATGGTTTTGGTCATTTGCTTTGTATCAACACTGATCTTGATGATCCTAATCACCTCTCTGGTGACCAAATCATGGACTTTTGGGACCGTCTTTGCTCTACTCTCCACACTAG GAAGATATCTTTGGATGATACATCGAAGAAGGGAGCGATGGATCTGAGGCTGCTCCATGGTGTTGCATATGGTCGACCATGGTTTGGGAAATGGGATTATATGTTTTCTCATGGAAGCTTTGGGGTCAAAAAAGATCTGTATTGGCGAGCTATTCTCACTCTTAGCTCAATAGAAGTTGACAAGATATTGGAAGAATTATCTGGAACAAGTAAAGGgagagtgatgaagaagatcatcGATTTCTACAGAGGATCCACTGAAAGCCCTTTGGCCACTCTCTCTGATTTGCTTCGGTTCATGCTTGGTTTCATATCAAAAGCTCCCATTGAGAGAAAGACTGCAATGGCACTAGTAGCAATGTCTTTAGATCATGTTTCATATCCTACTCTTAGAGCTGATGAGAACAGTGAGGTCTGCACATCCCCTGATCAGGAATCAGATGATAATGGATATGAATCTGGCAGAGACACTGTCCTTGATGATCATAATACTACAACATCGGGCATAAAACCTCCTCAGTATTACTCATTTGATGATTTGAGCAGGAGAGAACATTCTAGATGGCCTGGAAGGAGGTTGAATGATGCAGCCCAAGCGGTTCTCAAAGTGTTTAAAGAGCGAAATAGCACCATTAGTCGCCAAGACCTTCGGGAGGCTGTTAGAAGTAGCATTGGTGATACGGGATTGATTGATTTCTTGCTCAAACACATTGACAAAGTTCTAATAGGTGACCAGATAGTGCAGAGGTCCACAAACCCGAAAAGCAGGATGTTACAGTTCTCCCTCCGGACAATCAATTCCCGTGTTCAAGAGCAAAAacggaaaaagaaaaggaaagtgAAGCCGCAGGAAACCAGTGAATGCACATCTACCACTCCTGGACTGAGTCCGTACGATGATATTCTCTATCTATATCAGAATCTCTTGTTAACTTATCCTGATTCAGACTTATACAGTGAAGCGTCTCAGGTTATCTTGAAGTGCAAGAGCTTTGTAAAAGAATGGTCTTACCAggaacaaaatcatttaacaGTTAGCTGCCAGGTTCTTCCCAATCATGAAGAACTACTCAGAGACTTCACTCGGTTATTACCCCCTGGTGACCTCGTGGCTGTTCCGGAAAACGCAACCATCAGAGAACTGAAATCTGCAGCAGAGAAAGTTCTGAGGGACACTTACTGCATAACAGAGACATTTGAAGTGTTGGAGATAAGAAACAGGTATCTCGAGAAGCTAGACGACAACGTGAGTCTAAAATCACAAGGGAATACAGAGTTTATGGTGAAAGGGTTTGGTCTGGACATAGGCACAGAGTTAAGGTATGAAGGCGGATTTGATGACTGGACCGTTGACTGCAAATGCGGAGctagagatgatgatggtgagaGAATGGTGGCTTGTGATGCTTGCAAGGTTTGGCACCACACACTTTGCAATTCCATCGAAGACGATGAAGCTGTGCCCTCCGTGTTTCTCTGTAACATGTGTTATGGAGATAGCTTGAGATCCAAGAAACGCAACCTCAGCATTCGCTAG
- a CDS encoding PLATZ transcription factor family protein, giving the protein MNLICKYVYQDVIRLLEIQNYFDCSEIQTYKINGEKAIHLNSRPQAKDARPSTKAKNGASCVTCKRYIQDHPNLFCSISCKISTPSKKHKFCFSPKLEQSVLEKEHSTQEGSLEEKKSCTSSLTDVSEDSEVLLSDFSFRPLLRILKRKGISRRSPFY; this is encoded by the exons ATGAATCTG ATCTGCAAATACGTTTACCAAGATGTTATTCGTCTCCTCGAAATCCAAAACTACTTCGACTGTTCCGAGAttcag acatataaaataaatggagAGAAGGCAATACATTTGAATTCAAGGCCACAAGCAAAAGATGCAAGACCTTCAACAAAAGCCAAGAATGGTGCTTCATGTGTGACTTGTAAAAGATATATTCAGGATCATCCTAATCTTTTTTGCTCTATCTCCTGCAAG atTTCAACTCCTTCAAAAAAgcataaattttgtttttctccaaAACTAGAACAGAGTGTTTTGGAGAAAGAACACTCTACTCAAGAAGGAagcttagaagaaaaaaaatcgtgcACATCGTCCCTCACTGATGTTTCAGAAGATTCTGAAGTTTTATTGAGTGATTTTTCATTTAGACCACTCTTGAGAATACTCAAGAGAAAAGGAATTTCTCGAAGATCTCctttctattga
- a CDS encoding PLATZ transcription factor family protein (PLATZ transcription factor family protein; FUNCTIONS IN: zinc ion binding; INVOLVED IN: biological_process unknown; LOCATED IN: intracellular; CONTAINS InterPro DOMAIN/s: Protein of unknown function DUF597 (InterPro:IPR006734), Zinc finger, B-box (InterPro:IPR000315); BEST Arabidopsis thaliana protein match is: PLATZ transcription factor family protein (TAIR:AT3G60670.1); Has 397 Blast hits to 397 proteins in 26 species: Archae - 0; Bacteria - 0; Metazoa - 0; Fungi - 0; Plants - 397; Viruses - 0; Other Eukaryotes - 0 (source: NCBI BLink).), translated as MNLSEKRRSEEVWIETLLNSEFFGICMNHKYLRKNEKNVFCIDCNVEICRHCCNTVTDSHFLHRRLQICKYVYQDVIRLLEIQNYFDCSEIQTYKINGEKAIHLNSRPQAKDARPSTKAKNGASCVTCKRYIQDHPNLFCSISCKISTPSKKHKFCFSPKLEQSVLEKEHSTQEGSLEEKKSCTSSLTDVSEDSEVLLSDFSFRPLLRILKRKGISRRSPFY; from the exons ATGAATCTG agtgagaagagaagaagtgaagaagttTGGATTGAAACACTACTGAACTCAGAGTTCTTTGGGATATGTATGAATCATAAGTATCTTAGAAAGAACGAGAAGAATGTGTTTTGCATTGATTGTAATGTGGAAATATGCAGACATTGTTGTAACACAGTTACAGATTCTCATTTCCTCCATCGTCGTCTTCAGATCTGCAAATACGTTTACCAAGATGTTATTCGTCTCCTCGAAATCCAAAACTACTTCGACTGTTCCGAGAttcag acatataaaataaatggagAGAAGGCAATACATTTGAATTCAAGGCCACAAGCAAAAGATGCAAGACCTTCAACAAAAGCCAAGAATGGTGCTTCATGTGTGACTTGTAAAAGATATATTCAGGATCATCCTAATCTTTTTTGCTCTATCTCCTGCAAG atTTCAACTCCTTCAAAAAAgcataaattttgtttttctccaaAACTAGAACAGAGTGTTTTGGAGAAAGAACACTCTACTCAAGAAGGAagcttagaagaaaaaaaatcgtgcACATCGTCCCTCACTGATGTTTCAGAAGATTCTGAAGTTTTATTGAGTGATTTTTCATTTAGACCACTCTTGAGAATACTCAAGAGAAAAGGAATTTCTCGAAGATCTCctttctattga